A single Elephas maximus indicus isolate mEleMax1 chromosome 2, mEleMax1 primary haplotype, whole genome shotgun sequence DNA region contains:
- the FGFR4 gene encoding fibroblast growth factor receptor 4 isoform X2 codes for MWLLLALLGVLLGVPRAPALSLEASEEMELEPCLAPSPEQQEQELTMALGQPVRLCCGRAERGGHWYKEGSRLAPAGRVRGWRGRLEIASFLPEDAGRYLCLARGSMLVLHNLTLAVADSLTSSSDDEDPKAHRSPSNGHVYPQQAPYWTHPQRMEKKLHAVPAGNTVKFRCPAAGNPTPTIRWLKDGQDFHGEHRIGGIRLRHQHWSLVMESVVPSDRGTYTCLVENSVGSIRYSYLLDVLERSPHRPILQAGLPANTTAVAGSDVELLCKVYSDAQPHIQWLKHIVINGSSFGADGFPYVQVLKTADINSSEVEVLYLRNVSAEDAGEYTCLAGNSIGLSYQSAWLTVLPEEDLTWTAAVPEARYTDIILYVSGSLALAVLLLLAGLYRGQALHGRHPRQPVTVQKLSRFPLARQFSLESGSSGKSSSSLVRGVRLSSSGPPLLAGLVSLDLPLDPLWEFPRDRLVLGKPLGEGCFGQVVRAEAFGMDPSWPDQASTVAVKMLKDNASDKDLADLVSEMEVMKLIGRHKNIINLLGVCTQEGPLYVIVECAAKGNLREFLRARRPPGPDLSPDGPRSSEGPLSFPALVSCAYQVARGMQYLESRKCIHRDLAARNVLVTEDNVMKIADFGLARGVHHIDYYKKTSNGRLPVKWMAPEALFDRVYTHQSDVWSFGILLWEIFTLGGSPYPGIPVEELFSLLREGHRMDRPPQCPPELYGLMRECWHAAPSQRPTFKQLVEALDKVLLAVSEEYLDLRLTFGPYSPTGGDASSTCSSNDSVFSHDPLLLGSNSFPFPGVQT; via the exons ATGTGGCTACTGTTGGCCCTGTTGGGAGTCCTCTTGGGGGTGCCCAGGGCCCCAGCCTTGTCCCTTGAGGCCTCTGAGGAAATGGAGCTGG agccctgcctggctcCCAGCCCAgagcagcaggagcaggagctGACCATGGCCCTAGGGCAGCCTGTACGGCTCTGCTGTGGGCGGGCTGAGCGTGGTGGCCACTGGTATAAGGAGGGCAGCCGCCTTGCACCAGCCGGCCGGGTACGGGGCTGGAGGGGCCGCTTGGAGATTGCCAGCTTCCTGCCCGAGGATGCTGGCCGCTACCTCTGCCTGGCACGAGGCTCCATGCTTGTCCTGCACAATCTCACCTTGGCTGTGGCTG ACTCCTTGACCTCCAGCAGTGATGATGAGGACCCCAAGGCCCACAGGAGCCCCTCAAATGGGCACGTTTATCCCCAGCAAG CACCCTACTGGACACACCCCCAGCGCATGGAGAAGAAGCTGCATGCGGTGCCTGCAGGGAACACCGTCAAATTCCGCTGCCCGGCTGCCGGCAACCCCACACCGACCATCCGCTGGCTCAAGGACGGACAGGACTTCCATGGGGAGCATCGCATCGGAGGTATTCGG CTGCGCCACCAGCACTGGAGTCTGGTGATGGAGAGTGTTGTGCCCTCAGACCGTGGCACATACACCTGCCTCGTGGAGAACTCTGTGGGCAGCATCCGCTACAGCTATCTGCTGGACGTGCTGG AGCGGTCCCCGCACCGGCCCATCCTGCAGGCAGGGCTCCCAGCCAACACCACAGCCGTGGCAGGCAGCGACGTGGAGCTGCTGTGTAAGGTGTACAGTGACGCCCAGCCCCACATCCAGTGGCTGAAGCACATCGTCATCAATGGCAGCAGCTTCGGTGCCGACGGCTTCCCCTATGTGCAAGTCTTGAAG ACAGCAGACATCAATAGCTCAGAGGTGGAGGTCCTGTACCTGCGGAACGTGTCCGCCGAGGATGCGGGCGAGTACACCTGCCTGGCAGGCAACTCCATCGGTCTCTCCTATCAGTCAGCCTGGCTCACGGTGCTGCCAG AGGAGGACCTCACATGGACAGCAGCAGTGCCCGAGGCCAGGTACACGGACATCATCCTGTACGTGTCAGGCTCTCTGGCACTGGCTGTGCTCCTGCTGCTGGCCGGGCTATACCGTGGGCAGGCACTCCATGGCCGGCACCCCCGCCAGCCTGTCACTGTGCAGAAGCTGTCCCGCTTCCCTCTGGCCCGACAG TTCTCCCTGGAGTCAGGCTCCTCAGGCAAGTCCAGCTCATCCCTGGTACGGGGCGTCCGGCTCTCCTCCAGCGGGCCCCCTTTGCTTGCTGGCCTCGTGAGTCTAGACCTACCTCTTGACCCACTCTGGGAGTTCCCCCGGGACAG GCTGGTGCTCGGGAAGCCCTTGGGCGAGGGCTGCTTCGGGCAGGTGGTGCGGGCTGAGGCCTTTGGCATGGACCCCTCCTGGCCTGACCAAGCCAGCACCGTAGCTGTCAAGATGCTCAAGG ATAATGCCTCGGACAAGGACCTGGCCGACCTGGTCTCTGAGATGGAGGTGATGAAGTTAATCGGCCGGCACAAGAACATCATCAACCTGCTGGGTGTCTGCACCCAGGAAG GGCCCCTGTACGTGATTGTGGAGTGTGCCGCTAAGGGAAATCTGCGTGAGTTCCTGCGGGCCCGGCGCCCCCCAGGCCCCGACCTCAGCCCAGATGGGCCTCGGAGCAGCGAGGGGCCACTCTCCTTCCCCGCCCTGGTCTCCTGTGCCTACCAGGTGGCCAGAGGCATGCAGTATCTGGAGTCCAGGAAG TGCATCCACCGGGACCTGGCTGCCCGCAACGTGCTGGTGACCGAGGACAATGTGATGAAGATCGCCGACTTTGGGCTGGCCCGCGGTGTCCACCACATTGACTACTACAAGAAAACCAGCAAT GGCCGCCTGCCAGTCAAGTGGATGGCACCCGAGGCCTTGTTTGACCGAGTCTACACTCACCAGAGTGACGT GTGGTCGTTTGGGATCCTTCTATGGGAGATCTTCACGCTCGGGGGCTCCCCATATCCTGGCATCCCTGTGGAGGAGCTGTTCTCACTGCTGCGGGAGGGGCATCGCATGGACAGGCCTCCGCAATGCCCCCCAGAGCT GTACGGACTGATGCGTGAGTGCTGGCATGCAGCTCCCTCCCAGAGGCCCACTTTCAAGCAGCTGGTGGAGGCGCTGGACAAGGTCCTGCTGGCTGTCTCTGAGGAG TACCTTGACCTCCGCCTGACCTTTGGGCCCTACTCCCCCACGGGAGGGGACGCCAGCAGCACCTGCTCCTCCAACGACTCTGTCTTCAgccatgaccccctactgctgGGGTCCAACTCCTTCCCCTTCCCCGGAGTGCAGACGTGA
- the FGFR4 gene encoding fibroblast growth factor receptor 4 isoform X3 translates to MWLLLALLGVLLGVPRAPALSLEASEEMELDSLTSSSDDEDPKAHRSPSNGHVYPQQAPYWTHPQRMEKKLHAVPAGNTVKFRCPAAGNPTPTIRWLKDGQDFHGEHRIGGIRLRHQHWSLVMESVVPSDRGTYTCLVENSVGSIRYSYLLDVLERSPHRPILQAGLPANTTAVAGSDVELLCKVYSDAQPHIQWLKHIVINGSSFGADGFPYVQVLKTADINSSEVEVLYLRNVSAEDAGEYTCLAGNSIGLSYQSAWLTVLPEEDLTWTAAVPEARYTDIILYVSGSLALAVLLLLAGLYRGQALHGRHPRQPVTVQKLSRFPLARQFSLESGSSGKSSSSLVRGVRLSSSGPPLLAGLVSLDLPLDPLWEFPRDRLVLGKPLGEGCFGQVVRAEAFGMDPSWPDQASTVAVKMLKDNASDKDLADLVSEMEVMKLIGRHKNIINLLGVCTQEGPLYVIVECAAKGNLREFLRARRPPGPDLSPDGPRSSEGPLSFPALVSCAYQVARGMQYLESRKCIHRDLAARNVLVTEDNVMKIADFGLARGVHHIDYYKKTSNGRLPVKWMAPEALFDRVYTHQSDVWSFGILLWEIFTLGGSPYPGIPVEELFSLLREGHRMDRPPQCPPELYGLMRECWHAAPSQRPTFKQLVEALDKVLLAVSEEYLDLRLTFGPYSPTGGDASSTCSSNDSVFSHDPLLLGSNSFPFPGVQT, encoded by the exons ATGTGGCTACTGTTGGCCCTGTTGGGAGTCCTCTTGGGGGTGCCCAGGGCCCCAGCCTTGTCCCTTGAGGCCTCTGAGGAAATGGAGCTGG ACTCCTTGACCTCCAGCAGTGATGATGAGGACCCCAAGGCCCACAGGAGCCCCTCAAATGGGCACGTTTATCCCCAGCAAG CACCCTACTGGACACACCCCCAGCGCATGGAGAAGAAGCTGCATGCGGTGCCTGCAGGGAACACCGTCAAATTCCGCTGCCCGGCTGCCGGCAACCCCACACCGACCATCCGCTGGCTCAAGGACGGACAGGACTTCCATGGGGAGCATCGCATCGGAGGTATTCGG CTGCGCCACCAGCACTGGAGTCTGGTGATGGAGAGTGTTGTGCCCTCAGACCGTGGCACATACACCTGCCTCGTGGAGAACTCTGTGGGCAGCATCCGCTACAGCTATCTGCTGGACGTGCTGG AGCGGTCCCCGCACCGGCCCATCCTGCAGGCAGGGCTCCCAGCCAACACCACAGCCGTGGCAGGCAGCGACGTGGAGCTGCTGTGTAAGGTGTACAGTGACGCCCAGCCCCACATCCAGTGGCTGAAGCACATCGTCATCAATGGCAGCAGCTTCGGTGCCGACGGCTTCCCCTATGTGCAAGTCTTGAAG ACAGCAGACATCAATAGCTCAGAGGTGGAGGTCCTGTACCTGCGGAACGTGTCCGCCGAGGATGCGGGCGAGTACACCTGCCTGGCAGGCAACTCCATCGGTCTCTCCTATCAGTCAGCCTGGCTCACGGTGCTGCCAG AGGAGGACCTCACATGGACAGCAGCAGTGCCCGAGGCCAGGTACACGGACATCATCCTGTACGTGTCAGGCTCTCTGGCACTGGCTGTGCTCCTGCTGCTGGCCGGGCTATACCGTGGGCAGGCACTCCATGGCCGGCACCCCCGCCAGCCTGTCACTGTGCAGAAGCTGTCCCGCTTCCCTCTGGCCCGACAG TTCTCCCTGGAGTCAGGCTCCTCAGGCAAGTCCAGCTCATCCCTGGTACGGGGCGTCCGGCTCTCCTCCAGCGGGCCCCCTTTGCTTGCTGGCCTCGTGAGTCTAGACCTACCTCTTGACCCACTCTGGGAGTTCCCCCGGGACAG GCTGGTGCTCGGGAAGCCCTTGGGCGAGGGCTGCTTCGGGCAGGTGGTGCGGGCTGAGGCCTTTGGCATGGACCCCTCCTGGCCTGACCAAGCCAGCACCGTAGCTGTCAAGATGCTCAAGG ATAATGCCTCGGACAAGGACCTGGCCGACCTGGTCTCTGAGATGGAGGTGATGAAGTTAATCGGCCGGCACAAGAACATCATCAACCTGCTGGGTGTCTGCACCCAGGAAG GGCCCCTGTACGTGATTGTGGAGTGTGCCGCTAAGGGAAATCTGCGTGAGTTCCTGCGGGCCCGGCGCCCCCCAGGCCCCGACCTCAGCCCAGATGGGCCTCGGAGCAGCGAGGGGCCACTCTCCTTCCCCGCCCTGGTCTCCTGTGCCTACCAGGTGGCCAGAGGCATGCAGTATCTGGAGTCCAGGAAG TGCATCCACCGGGACCTGGCTGCCCGCAACGTGCTGGTGACCGAGGACAATGTGATGAAGATCGCCGACTTTGGGCTGGCCCGCGGTGTCCACCACATTGACTACTACAAGAAAACCAGCAAT GGCCGCCTGCCAGTCAAGTGGATGGCACCCGAGGCCTTGTTTGACCGAGTCTACACTCACCAGAGTGACGT GTGGTCGTTTGGGATCCTTCTATGGGAGATCTTCACGCTCGGGGGCTCCCCATATCCTGGCATCCCTGTGGAGGAGCTGTTCTCACTGCTGCGGGAGGGGCATCGCATGGACAGGCCTCCGCAATGCCCCCCAGAGCT GTACGGACTGATGCGTGAGTGCTGGCATGCAGCTCCCTCCCAGAGGCCCACTTTCAAGCAGCTGGTGGAGGCGCTGGACAAGGTCCTGCTGGCTGTCTCTGAGGAG TACCTTGACCTCCGCCTGACCTTTGGGCCCTACTCCCCCACGGGAGGGGACGCCAGCAGCACCTGCTCCTCCAACGACTCTGTCTTCAgccatgaccccctactgctgGGGTCCAACTCCTTCCCCTTCCCCGGAGTGCAGACGTGA
- the FGFR4 gene encoding fibroblast growth factor receptor 4 isoform X1: MCSVYSMSVMYSRGVPCVWHLQHVPCVSWAVSCPACMDVQYMCDVPLRYGICPVRSTCGMWLRVCRGTVACPACDTRCLCPLCAACSLCAGEGPSGPAGLTDFCPRPTEPCLAPSPEQQEQELTMALGQPVRLCCGRAERGGHWYKEGSRLAPAGRVRGWRGRLEIASFLPEDAGRYLCLARGSMLVLHNLTLAVADSLTSSSDDEDPKAHRSPSNGHVYPQQAPYWTHPQRMEKKLHAVPAGNTVKFRCPAAGNPTPTIRWLKDGQDFHGEHRIGGIRLRHQHWSLVMESVVPSDRGTYTCLVENSVGSIRYSYLLDVLERSPHRPILQAGLPANTTAVAGSDVELLCKVYSDAQPHIQWLKHIVINGSSFGADGFPYVQVLKTADINSSEVEVLYLRNVSAEDAGEYTCLAGNSIGLSYQSAWLTVLPEEDLTWTAAVPEARYTDIILYVSGSLALAVLLLLAGLYRGQALHGRHPRQPVTVQKLSRFPLARQFSLESGSSGKSSSSLVRGVRLSSSGPPLLAGLVSLDLPLDPLWEFPRDRLVLGKPLGEGCFGQVVRAEAFGMDPSWPDQASTVAVKMLKDNASDKDLADLVSEMEVMKLIGRHKNIINLLGVCTQEGPLYVIVECAAKGNLREFLRARRPPGPDLSPDGPRSSEGPLSFPALVSCAYQVARGMQYLESRKCIHRDLAARNVLVTEDNVMKIADFGLARGVHHIDYYKKTSNGRLPVKWMAPEALFDRVYTHQSDVWSFGILLWEIFTLGGSPYPGIPVEELFSLLREGHRMDRPPQCPPELYGLMRECWHAAPSQRPTFKQLVEALDKVLLAVSEEYLDLRLTFGPYSPTGGDASSTCSSNDSVFSHDPLLLGSNSFPFPGVQT, translated from the exons ATGTGCAGTGTATACAGTATGAGTGTGATGTACTCCAGAGGCGTGCCCTGTGTGTGGCACCTACAGCATGTGCCATGTGTGTCTTGGGCAGTGTCATGTCCAGCATGTATGGACGTGCAGTACATGTGTGATGTGCCCCTGAGGTATGGCATTTGCCCTGTGCGTAGTACCTGTGGCATGTGGCTGCGTGTGTGTCGAGGAACAGTGGCGTGTCCAGCATGTGACACGAGATGCTTGTGCCCTTTGTGTGCAGCATGTTCTCTGTGTGCAGGGGAAGGGCCCAGTGGGCCTGCGGGGCTCACTGATTTCTGCCCTCGgcccacagagccctgcctggctcCCAGCCCAgagcagcaggagcaggagctGACCATGGCCCTAGGGCAGCCTGTACGGCTCTGCTGTGGGCGGGCTGAGCGTGGTGGCCACTGGTATAAGGAGGGCAGCCGCCTTGCACCAGCCGGCCGGGTACGGGGCTGGAGGGGCCGCTTGGAGATTGCCAGCTTCCTGCCCGAGGATGCTGGCCGCTACCTCTGCCTGGCACGAGGCTCCATGCTTGTCCTGCACAATCTCACCTTGGCTGTGGCTG ACTCCTTGACCTCCAGCAGTGATGATGAGGACCCCAAGGCCCACAGGAGCCCCTCAAATGGGCACGTTTATCCCCAGCAAG CACCCTACTGGACACACCCCCAGCGCATGGAGAAGAAGCTGCATGCGGTGCCTGCAGGGAACACCGTCAAATTCCGCTGCCCGGCTGCCGGCAACCCCACACCGACCATCCGCTGGCTCAAGGACGGACAGGACTTCCATGGGGAGCATCGCATCGGAGGTATTCGG CTGCGCCACCAGCACTGGAGTCTGGTGATGGAGAGTGTTGTGCCCTCAGACCGTGGCACATACACCTGCCTCGTGGAGAACTCTGTGGGCAGCATCCGCTACAGCTATCTGCTGGACGTGCTGG AGCGGTCCCCGCACCGGCCCATCCTGCAGGCAGGGCTCCCAGCCAACACCACAGCCGTGGCAGGCAGCGACGTGGAGCTGCTGTGTAAGGTGTACAGTGACGCCCAGCCCCACATCCAGTGGCTGAAGCACATCGTCATCAATGGCAGCAGCTTCGGTGCCGACGGCTTCCCCTATGTGCAAGTCTTGAAG ACAGCAGACATCAATAGCTCAGAGGTGGAGGTCCTGTACCTGCGGAACGTGTCCGCCGAGGATGCGGGCGAGTACACCTGCCTGGCAGGCAACTCCATCGGTCTCTCCTATCAGTCAGCCTGGCTCACGGTGCTGCCAG AGGAGGACCTCACATGGACAGCAGCAGTGCCCGAGGCCAGGTACACGGACATCATCCTGTACGTGTCAGGCTCTCTGGCACTGGCTGTGCTCCTGCTGCTGGCCGGGCTATACCGTGGGCAGGCACTCCATGGCCGGCACCCCCGCCAGCCTGTCACTGTGCAGAAGCTGTCCCGCTTCCCTCTGGCCCGACAG TTCTCCCTGGAGTCAGGCTCCTCAGGCAAGTCCAGCTCATCCCTGGTACGGGGCGTCCGGCTCTCCTCCAGCGGGCCCCCTTTGCTTGCTGGCCTCGTGAGTCTAGACCTACCTCTTGACCCACTCTGGGAGTTCCCCCGGGACAG GCTGGTGCTCGGGAAGCCCTTGGGCGAGGGCTGCTTCGGGCAGGTGGTGCGGGCTGAGGCCTTTGGCATGGACCCCTCCTGGCCTGACCAAGCCAGCACCGTAGCTGTCAAGATGCTCAAGG ATAATGCCTCGGACAAGGACCTGGCCGACCTGGTCTCTGAGATGGAGGTGATGAAGTTAATCGGCCGGCACAAGAACATCATCAACCTGCTGGGTGTCTGCACCCAGGAAG GGCCCCTGTACGTGATTGTGGAGTGTGCCGCTAAGGGAAATCTGCGTGAGTTCCTGCGGGCCCGGCGCCCCCCAGGCCCCGACCTCAGCCCAGATGGGCCTCGGAGCAGCGAGGGGCCACTCTCCTTCCCCGCCCTGGTCTCCTGTGCCTACCAGGTGGCCAGAGGCATGCAGTATCTGGAGTCCAGGAAG TGCATCCACCGGGACCTGGCTGCCCGCAACGTGCTGGTGACCGAGGACAATGTGATGAAGATCGCCGACTTTGGGCTGGCCCGCGGTGTCCACCACATTGACTACTACAAGAAAACCAGCAAT GGCCGCCTGCCAGTCAAGTGGATGGCACCCGAGGCCTTGTTTGACCGAGTCTACACTCACCAGAGTGACGT GTGGTCGTTTGGGATCCTTCTATGGGAGATCTTCACGCTCGGGGGCTCCCCATATCCTGGCATCCCTGTGGAGGAGCTGTTCTCACTGCTGCGGGAGGGGCATCGCATGGACAGGCCTCCGCAATGCCCCCCAGAGCT GTACGGACTGATGCGTGAGTGCTGGCATGCAGCTCCCTCCCAGAGGCCCACTTTCAAGCAGCTGGTGGAGGCGCTGGACAAGGTCCTGCTGGCTGTCTCTGAGGAG TACCTTGACCTCCGCCTGACCTTTGGGCCCTACTCCCCCACGGGAGGGGACGCCAGCAGCACCTGCTCCTCCAACGACTCTGTCTTCAgccatgaccccctactgctgGGGTCCAACTCCTTCCCCTTCCCCGGAGTGCAGACGTGA